The DNA segment CTAGTATTGGTTATATAATTTTCTAAATCAGTATACACCACATTTACCCTTGCAATACTCCCCATAGTAGCCTGCACTACTTTTGGGTTATATAAATCGACACTTTGCTCTGAGCACACTAAATTTTCTATACCAAACCAGTCACAAAGCCTTATTATAGTGCCTAAATTACCCGGATCGCGAACATCATCTAGTGCAACAATTAGTCCTTTTTCGGTCACTTGTTTTGTTTCTGGCATTTTAAAAACACCTAGACAACTATTAGGATTAGTCAGTGCGCTTATTTTTTTAAGCTCAGCATCAGTTACTGGTATAATTTTGGCAGTAGTAACACCTTGAAAAACGGTTTGTGTAGTATAGAGTTCTTGCAATTCAAAATTGGAATTAAGTAATTCCTGTACTACCTTTATCCCCTCAGCAATAAACAACTTATGTTGTTTCCTATATTTTTTTTGCTGTAAACCCGTTATTAGCTTAATTTGGTTTTTACTAACCATAAAAAATGTATTTTTGAATTACTATTTGGTACTACCGTCTTGAGAAATAAAACAACAAAAATAGCACTATTTATATTATCGGGTTTCTTTTTATACTCATGTTCTGTTGTAAAGCGAGTTCCCGAAGGCGAACATCTCTTAGAAAAGAATAATATAGAGGTAAATGGCGAGTCGAAAAATGACGATG comes from the Flavobacterium arcticum genome and includes:
- a CDS encoding TrmH family RNA methyltransferase, with the protein product MVSKNQIKLITGLQQKKYRKQHKLFIAEGIKVVQELLNSNFELQELYTTQTVFQGVTTAKIIPVTDAELKKISALTNPNSCLGVFKMPETKQVTEKGLIVALDDVRDPGNLGTIIRLCDWFGIENLVCSEQSVDLYNPKVVQATMGSIARVNVVYTDLENYITNTRLPVFGTFMDGENVYTQKLPQEGIIVMGNEANGISDAIAQKVTQKIAIPRFGKVQETESLNVATATAILLSEFCRNLNGR